Proteins encoded by one window of Branchiostoma floridae strain S238N-H82 chromosome 6, Bfl_VNyyK, whole genome shotgun sequence:
- the LOC118417806 gene encoding LOW QUALITY PROTEIN: 1-phosphatidylinositol 4,5-bisphosphate phosphodiesterase gamma-1-like (The sequence of the model RefSeq protein was modified relative to this genomic sequence to represent the inferred CDS: inserted 1 base in 1 codon) translates to MSHSGSLYPGGSPLSMEGASGDGTMGEEGATASPEQELTGQELNKILKTLELGTVLTKFFHKRKPENRTFQVKLETRQIVWSRALGRVEGAVDLREVKEIRSSKQSRDFERFVDEAKKFKESQCFVICYGTDFRMKFLSLVAISPEEQSLWVRGIRYLIDNTRKSPWPLQAERWLRKEFYDMDRNRTNTVTLKDIMAFLPKVNQKVSNKKELKEEFQKVDTVNKSEISFEQFKPLYYNLIHRKEIEDKVSGCISDSGTVTMVAFQKFISEEQRAASEGTATSALQLEEYVKRYLDDPLRQAVEPYFTAQEFLEYLFSRENSIFNEAKEKEVHMNMDLPFSNYWIASSHNTYLTGDQFSSDSSVESYIQVLRKGCRCVELDCWDGPDGIPVIYHGHTLTSKIKFLDVIRAVRDHAFDVSEYAVILSIENHCNIAQQRTMATLLKETFGEMLLTQPVDPNAMELPSPNQLKRKIIIKHKKLPDGSDDTRTSASNSLEEDEGREGDLSNALKNGILLLEDRVDRTWSAHFFNLTPRQLSYTEEQERRVVEDDDDDDEEEDEDQVPEDIPIQELHFSEPWFYGKVAGGRKQADKLLREYVKTKSSPDGCFLVRDSDTFVGDFSLTFWKSSRPNHCRIRSKQDQGKALFYLIDNXAVDSLYSMVTYYRQYPLKANDFELVLTDPVEPPHSHVGKDWYNCPLSRAQAEEMLKRVRKDGAFLVRKSETDSESYAISFRAEGKIKHCRIKQDGRLFVIGTAQFESLIKLVNYYKENALYRRMKLRYAVNEEVVRNVGQEPEEEAIYSGPDIYMEPNLFMSSVAVQALYDYRAQRDDELSFCKHAIIYNVLKQDGGWWRGMYGGVREHKWFPSNYVEEMDQKQSSIEENPLGSLQQGVIDIQSCTVDLLQGGKGDQRWVFRIITPMNERPLEIAARSEEEMHEWVDTIRDAARMAVVQAVEDKDLERRKRIARELSDLVVYCRSVSYEEGRRGQYYEMSSFPETKMEKMAVKGKAPMLLEYNHHQLSRIYPKGQRIDSSNYDPMPLWSVGCQLVALNYQTPDRPMQLNEAMFQQNGRSGYILQADCMRDPVYDPFVRSTLRGVDPITVTLTIFGGRHLPKAGRGIASPFVEVEVIGAEYDNSKFKTETVSDNGLNPLWTKAECEFDVANPDIAFLRFVVQDEDMFGDPNFLGQATYPVKSLRRGFRSVPLNNGHNEEIEMSSLLVYIDICNAREDDDEDIYNNIVTLRDKTQILFDKVNNIGRDHTSPEEQNKYMAELRHTEEELLKLNEQRRARRNKSRRGAIAGITNHRHMAAKKTPSSASTSSLKSLRH, encoded by the exons TGGACCTAAGAGAAGTAAAGGAGATTCGTTCCAGTAAGCAGTCCCGGGACTTCGAGCGTTTTGTGGATGAAGCCAAGAAGTTTAAGGAGTCCCAGTGTTTTGTGATCTGCTACGGCACTGACTTCAGGATGAAGTTTCTATCACTTGTTG CAATCAGTCCAGAGGAACAGAGCCTGTGGGTTCGGGGGATCAGATATCTAATAGACAACACCAGGAAGTCACCATGGCCACTTCAAGCAGAAAG atgGCTACGGAAGGAGTTCTATGACATGGACAGAAACAGGACTAATAC AGTAACCTTGAAGGACATTATGGCATTCCTTCCCAAGGTCAACCAGAAAGTGAGCAATAAGAAGGAGCTCAAGGAAGAATTCCAG AAAGTGGACACTGTGAACAAGTCAGAAATATCGTTTGAACAGTTCAAACCCCTCTACTACAATCTCATCCACAGAAAAGAG aTCGAAGACAAGGTCTCGGGATGCATTAGCGATAG TGGAACAGTGACCATGGTAGCTTTTCAGAAGTTTATATCTGAAGAACAAAGG GCAGCTAGTGAAGGTACAGCCACCAGTGCCCTCCAGTTGGAAGAGTATGTAAAGAGATACTTAGATGACCCCTTGAGACAGGCAGTGGAACCATACTTCACTGCACAAGAG TTCCTAGAATACCTGTTTTCCCGAGAGAACTCCATCTTCAATGAAGCAAAGGAGAAAGAGGTTCACATGAACATGGACCTGCCCTTCTCCAACTACTGGATAGCCTCCTCCCATAACAC GTATTTAACTGGTGACCAATTCAGCAGTGATTCGTCAGTGGAATCCTACATTCAGGTCTTACGTAAGGGCTGCAGATGTGTGGAAC TGGATTGCTGGGACGGTCCTGATGGCATCCCTGTGATCTACCATGGCCACACCCTCACCAGCAAGATCAAGTTTCTGGACGTCATCAGAGCAGTACGGGATCACGCTTTTGACGTCTCCGA GTATGCAGTCATCCTGTCCATAGAAAACCACTGTAATATAGCCCAGCAGAGAACCATGGCAACTCTGCTGAAGGAAACCTTTGGAG AAATGCTCCTGACCCAGCCTGTGGATCCCAATGCCATGGAGCTGCCCTCCCCCAATCAACTGAAGAGGAAAATTATCATCAAG CACAAAAAGCTCCCTGACGGCAGTGATGACACCAGGACATCTGCCAGTAACTCCCTTGAGGAAG ATGAAG GGAGGGAGGGAGACCTGAGCAATGCTCTGAAAAATGGGATCCTGCTGCTGGAAGATCGTGTGGATCGA ACGTGGAGCGCCCATTTCTTTAACCTGACGCCGAGACAGCTGTCCTACACTGAGGAGCAGGAGCGGAGGGTGGtggaggatgatgatgatgatgatgaagaagaggaTGAGGACCAGGTGCCCGAG GATATCCCAATCCAGGAGCTCCACTTCAGTGAGCCATGGTTCTATGGTAAGGTGGCAGGAGGGAGGAAGCAGGCAGACAAACTGCTGAGGGAGTACGTCAAGACTAAGAGCTCGCCTGACGGCTGCTTCCTGGTCAGGGACAGCGACACCTTCGTCGGAGACTTCTCTCTGACTTTCTG GAAGTCAAGTCGCCCCAACCACTGCCGTATCCGCTCCAAACAGGACCAGGGAAAGGCCTTGTTCTATCTCATAGACA ATGCCGTTGACAGTCTCTACAG CATGGTGACATACTACCGCCAGTATCCGCTGAAGGCTAATGACTTTGAGCTAGTCCTGACGGATCCCGTGGAACCACCACACAGCCATGTTGGTAAGGACTGGTACAACTGCCCACTCAGTCGCGCCCAGGCAGAGGAAATGCTGAAGCGAGTCCGGAAGGACGGAGCCTTCCTGGTGCGAAAGAGCGAGACGGACTCAGAGTCCTACGCAATTTCTTTCAG GGCGGAAGGAAAGATCAAGCATTGCAGGATCAAGCAGGACGGTCGACTGTTTGTCATCGGGACGGCACAGTTCGAGAGTCTCATCAAGCTTGTCAACTACTACAAGGAGAACGCCCTGTACAGGAGAATGAAGCTACGCTATGCAGTCAATGAAGAAGTTGTCAGAAATGTGGGACAG GAACCAGAGGAGGAGGCTATCTACAGTGGCCCTGATATCTACATGGAGCCCAACCTGTTCATGTCCAGCGTGGCAGTGCAGGCTCTGTATGACTACCGCGCACAGAGGGACGATGAGCTGTCCTTCTGTAAACATGCCATCATCTACAATGTACTCAAACAG GATGGAGGCTGGTGGCGAGGGATGTACGGAGGTGTACGGGAGCACAAGTGGTTCCCCTCCAACTATGTTGAAGAGATGGACCAGAAACAGAGCAGCATTGAGGAGAACCCACTGGGCAGTCTACAGCAAGGGGTCATTGACATTCAGT CCTGCACAGTGGACCTCCTACAGGGAGGGAAGGGTGATCAAAGGTGGGTCTTTCGCATCATCACGCCCATGAACGAGCGACCTCTGGAGATCGCAGCAAGGTCAGAGGAGGAAATGCACGAGTGGGTCGACACCATCCGAGATGCCGCTCGTATGGCGGTGGTCCAAGCTGTCGAGGACAAAGACCTGGAGAGACGAAAACGTATCGCTCGGGAACTGTCCGACCTTGTCGTATACTGCCGGTCGGTTTCCTATGAGGAAGGCAGGCGGGGCCAGTACTACGAGATGTCCTCGTTCCCTGAGACCAAGATGGAGAAGATGGCTGTGAAGGGGAAGGCACCTATGCTGCTGGAGTACAACCATCACCAGTTGAGCAGGATCTACCCCAAGGGGCAGCGGATCGACTCCTCAAACTATGACCCCATGCCGCTGTGGTCGGTGGGCTGTCAACTGGTGGCGCTCAACTACCAGACGCCAGACCGTCCCATGCAGCTGAACGAAGCCATGTTTCAGCAGAACGGCCGCAGCGGGTACATCCTTCAAGCTGATTGCATGCGGGACCCCGTATACGACCCCTTTGTCCGTAGTACGCTGAGGGGGGTAGACCCAATCACTGTGACTCTCACCATCTTTGGTGGCCGCCATTTGCCAAAGGCGGGTCGAGGCATCGCCAGCCCCTTTGTGGAGGTGGAGGTTATCGGAGCGGAGTATGACAACAGCAAGTTCAAGACTGAGACAGTTAGCGACAACGGCCTCAACCCGTTGTGGACCAAGGCAGAGTGCGAGTTTGATGTGGCCAATCCAGACATAGCATTCCTACGGTTTGTCGTGCAAGACGAGGACATGTTTGGTGATCCCAACTTCCTAGGCCAGGCCACTTACCCAGTCAAGTCTCTCAGGAGGGGGTTCCGGTCCGTGCCTCTGAACAACGGCCACAATGAGGAGATAGAGATGTCCAGCTTGCTGGTCTACATCGACATCTGCAATGCAAGG gaggatgatgatgaagacatcTACAACAACATTGTCACCCTACGAGACAAGACCCAGATCCTGTTTGACAAGGTCAACAACATCGGACGGGACCACACCAGCCCCGAGGAGCAGAACAAGTACATGGCTGAGCTCAGGCACACGGAGGAGGAACTCTTAAAACTCAATGAGCAGCGACGAGCGAGGAG GAACAAGAGCAGACGGGGAGCGATAGCTGGGATCACCAACCACAGACACATGGCAGCCAAGAAGACACCCAGCTCTGCCAGCACCTCTTCCCTCAAGTCCCTCAGGCactga